The following proteins come from a genomic window of Schistocerca cancellata isolate TAMUIC-IGC-003103 chromosome 10, iqSchCanc2.1, whole genome shotgun sequence:
- the LOC126106759 gene encoding uncharacterized protein LOC126106759, translating to MCCRVGKVCFCIDLRKGVATTAWVWLLGDAILLIVTSILTRQAWEAMIRNSWRNEIEREERDKKAIILAAWFWLAAVGIALSGLGVLLDFMLVKGATDVKSPLRKRRNLLQGWMAAYGVVYALGVVTAVLSVPVLFLLSPTPHHAFATAAGILLHAGLMVYFWLMVHSYSLELDQQRGECGVRPAAGNGYCTVPTGVSTPAQGTFCDAGGMTLTPTAPPRYTSVA from the exons ATGTGCTGCAGGGTTGGCAAAGTCTGCTTCTGCATCGATCTGCGCAAGGGCGTGGCAACGACTGCCTGGGTCTGGCTG CTTGGGGACGCCATCTTGCTGATCGTGACGTCGATCCTGACGAGACAAGCTTGGGAAGCAATGATACGCAACAGTTGGAGGAACGAAATAGAAAGAGAGGAGAGAGATAAGAAAGCCATCATCTTAGCAG CTTGGTTCTGGTTGGCGGCGGTGGGCATCGCGCTGTCGGGCTTGGGTGTTCTCCTCGACTTCATGCTGGTGAAAGGAGCCACTGAC GTTAAGTCTCCGCTGCGGAAACGGCGCAACTTGCTTCAAGGCTGGATGGCGGCGTACGGCGTGGTGTACGCACTCGGGGTGGTGACCGCCGTCTTGAGCGTCCCAGTCTTGTTCCTCCTCAGTCCTACTCCACACCACGCCTTCGCCACCGCCGCCGGCATCCTACTGCACGCAG GGCTGATGGTGTACTTCTGGCTGATGGTGCACAGCTACAGCCTGGAGCTGGACCAGCAGCGCGGCGAGTGTGGAGTTCGCCCAGCTGCGGGCAACGGCTACTGCACGGTGCCCACGGGGGTGTCCACCCCTGCCCAGGGGACCTTCTGCGACGCGGGCGGCATGACTCTGACGCCGACGGCACCACCCCGCTACACCAGCGTCGCATAG